From the Daucus carota subsp. sativus chromosome 8, DH1 v3.0, whole genome shotgun sequence genome, one window contains:
- the LOC108192578 gene encoding receptor-like protein kinase HSL1, with protein sequence MPSHLSLLLLSLFSFYFLSTLSLNPEVDYLYQIKLTFDDPDNVLASWTANDTSPCHWYGVSCDPITKLVTSLDLSDSNLFGEFPMLACKLPHLKSISLYNNSINSTLSEQVGSCGSLEYLNLAQNLLTGMLPAGLSRIGGLKVLDLSGNNFSGDIPASFGEFRSLEAISLVENLLNGVVPGFLGNIWSLKQLNLSYNPFLPGRIPPEFGNLTNLEVLWLTGCNLMGEIPDSLGRLSNLIDLDLAINNLRGAVPSSLTELTRVVQIELYNNSLSGELPRFGWGNMKALRLLDASMNELTGTIPDELCELPLESLNLYENDLQGSVPVGIAKSVNLYELRLFGNRFTGELPRDLGKNSPMLWMDVSNNEFSGELPGSLCEKGVFEELLVISNKFSGEIPVGLAKCRSLTRVRLGYNRFSGEVPEGFWGLPHVYFLELAGNSFSGAIAKTIAGASNLSSLSIFKNNFSGSLPEEIGFLENLKDFAGSNNWFSGSLPASIVNLGQLERLDLHNNVFSGKLPSEIHSWKKMNELNLANNDFSGRIPEEIGSLSGLNYLDLSGNKFSGAIPSGLQNLKLNQFNLSSNRLSGDIPALYAKKMYRSSFLGNPKLCGEIDGLCDGRARAKNIGYLWMIRSIFILAGLVLIVGIAWFYWRYMNFKKVKSAIDKSKWTLMSFHKLGFSEYEILGALDEDNVIGTGASGKVYKVVLSNGDAVAVKKLWGGSKLVDENVDVEKGAPIHNDGFEAEIETLGKIRHKNIVRLWCCCTTRDCKLLVYEYMPNGSLGDLLHSNKSGLLDWLTRYKIAMDAAEGLSYLHHDCVPPIVHRDVKSNNILLDEDFGARVADFGLAKTVDAIGKGSNSMSVIAGSCGYIAPEYAYTLRVNEKSDTYSFGVVILELVTGRLPVDPEFGEKDLVKWVCTTLDQKGIDHVLDPKLDSCFKEEICKLLNVGLLCTSPLPINRPSMRRVVKLLQEIGGFEGQMKSVNKDGKLTPYYYEDASDQGSVA encoded by the exons ATGCCTTCTCATCTCTCCCTCCttctcctctctctcttctccttCTACTTTCTCTCCACACTCTCGCTCAACCCGGAAGTCGATTACTTGTACCAAATCAAACTCACTTTCGACGACCCAGACAACGTGTTAGCCTCTTGGACTGCAAATGACACCTCGCCGTGTCACTGGTATGGGGTTTCTTGTGACCCCATTACTAAATTGGTCACTTCACTCGACCTCTCCGACTCTAATTTGTTCGGAGAGTTTCCAATGCTGGCGTGCAAATTGCCTCACTTGAAGTCCATTTCGCTGTACAATAACTCTATCAACTCCACTCTTTCGGAGCAGGTGGGGAGTTGTGGgtctttagagtacttgaatTTGGCGCAGAATTTGTTGACGGGGATGCTCCCCGCAGGTTTGTCGCGGATTGGGGGGCTCAAGGTGCTTGATTTGTCGGGTAATAATTTTTCCGGCGACATTCCGGCGAGTTTCGGGGAGTTTCGGAGCTTGGAGGCGATTTCGTTGGTGGAAAATTTGTTGAACGGCGTCGTTCCGGGGTTTTTGGGGAATATTTGGAGTTTGAAGCAGTTGAATTTGTCGTATAACCCGTTTTTACCGGGTCGGATCCCGCCGGAGTTCGGTAACTTGACGAACTTGGAGGTGTTGTGGTTGACTGGGTGTAATTTGATGGGTGAGATTCCTGACTCGCTGGGTCGACTCAGTAATTTAATTGATCTTGATTTGGCGATTAATAATTTAAGAGGCGCTGTTCCGAGTTCACTCACTGAGTTGACTCGGGTTGTTCAGATTGAGCTTTATAACAACTCTTTATCCGGTGAGTTACCGAGGTTTGGATGGGGGAATATGAAGGCGTTGAGGTTACTCGACGCTTCGATGAATGAGTTGACTGGGACGATTCCTGATGAGCTTTGTGAGTTGCCCCTCGAGTCTTTGAATTTGTATGAGAATGATTTGCAAGGCAGCGTGCCTGTAGGCATTGCGAAATCAGTTAATTTGTATGAATTGAGGTTGTTTGGGAACCGGTTTACGGGTGAATTGCCAAGAGATCTTGGCAAGAATTCACCAATGCTGTGGATGGATGTGTCAAATAATGAGTTTTCGGGGGAGCTTCCGGGGAGTTTGTGTGAAAAAGGCGTGTTTGAGGAGCTTTTAGTGATTTCTAATAAGTTTTCGGGGGAGATTCCGGTGGGGTTGGCGAAATGTAGGAGCTTGACTCGAGTTAGGCTTGGTTATAATAGGTTTTCCGGGGAAGTTCCGGAGGGATTTTGGGGATTACCTCATGTTTATTTTCTTGAGCTTGCGGGGAATTCGTTTTCTGGGGCTATTGCAAAAACGATAGCTGGGGCTTCAAATTTGTCGTCTTTGAGTATCTTCAAGAACAATTTTTCGGGTAGTTTGCCTGAAGAGATTGGGTTTTTGGAAAATTTGAAGGATTTTGCAGGGAGTAATAATTGGTTTAGTGGGTCGTTACCAGCAAGTATAGTGAATCTTGGACAACTGGAAAGACTTGATCTTCATAACAATGTGTTCTCTGGTAAGCTTCCAAGTGAAATCCattcttggaagaagatgaATGAGCTGAATCTTGCAAataatgatttttcgggaaggATCCCTGAGGAAATCGGGAGCTTATCTGGATTAAATTATCTTGATTTATCGGGGAATAAATTTTCAGGGGCAATACCGAGTGGATTGCAGAATTTGAAGCTAAATCAATTCAATTTATCAAGTAATCGGTTATCCGGAGATATTCCTGCATTATATGCCAAGAAAATGTACAGGAGCAGCTTCTTGGGAAACCCCAAACTTTGTGGAGAGATTGATGGTCTGTGTGATGGCAGAGCTCGAGCAAAAAACATTGGTTATCTTTGGATGATAAGGTCAATTTTTATTCTTGCTGGGTTGGTGCTTATTGTGGGAATTGCTTGGTTTTACTGGAGGTACATGAATTTCAAGAAGGTGAAAAGTGCCATTGATAAATCGAAGTGGACGTTAATGTCGTTTCATAAATTGGGATTCAGCGAATATGAAATCTTGGGTGCTCTCGATGAAGATAATGTGATTGGGACCGGTGCTTCTGGGAAAGTTTACAAGGTTGTTCTAAGTAATGGTGATGCAGTGGCTGTGAAAAAGCTTTGGGGGGGCTCAAAATTAGTTGATGAGAATGTAGATGTTGAGAAAGGTGCTCCTATTCATAATGATGGATTTGAGGCGGAGATTGAGACACTTGGGAAGATTAGACATAAGAATATTGTTAGGTTATGGTGTTGTTGTACGACAAGAGATTGCAAACTTTTGGTTTATGAGTACATGCCTAATGGCAGCTTGGGTGATTTGCTTCACAGTAACAAGAGTGGATTGCTGGACTGGCTAACGAGGTATAAAATTGCTATGGACGCTGCAGAGGGTCTTTCTTATTTGCATCACGATTGTGTTCCCCCAATTGTGCACAGAGATGTAAAATCCAACAATATCTTGTTAGATGAGGATTTTGGAGCTCGAGTTGCTGATTTTGGTTTGGCAAAGACAGTTGATGCAATTGGAAAGGGGAGCAACTCTATGTCTGTCATTGCCGGATCTTGTGGTTACATTGCACCAG AGTATGCCTACACACTCCGGGTGAATGAAAAGAGTGATACATACAGCTTCGGTGTTGTTATTCTTGAGTTGGTCACGGGAAGACTGCCAGTTGATCCTGAGTTTGGAGAGAAGGATTTGGTCAAGTGGGTCTGCACAACTCTGGATCAGAAAGGCATAGACCATGTACTCGACCCAAAACTAGATTCATGTttcaaggaagaaatatgcaaACTCCTCAATGTCGGTCTTCTCTGCACTAGTCCGCTACCTATTAACCGTCCTTCTATGAGAAGAGTCGTAAAACTGTTGCAAGAAATAGGTGGCTTCGAAGGCCAAATGAAAAGTGTTAACAAGGACGGGAAGTTGACGCCATATTATTATGAAGATGCCTCGGATCAGGGAAGTGTAGCCTAA